One segment of Chiloscyllium plagiosum isolate BGI_BamShark_2017 chromosome 5, ASM401019v2, whole genome shotgun sequence DNA contains the following:
- the LOC122550056 gene encoding phthioceranic/hydroxyphthioceranic acid synthase-like isoform X4, whose product MRKMENKGEEIAIVGIGCNFPGGLMNRDYERIVNSVANKITHYNGTGTSMSIAANRISFTFDLTGPSLAIDTACSSSLVALHYASQAIKQGDCEMAICGGVSCIIEPRVNVALSKAKMISPDGISKPFSSNANGYGRGEGCGILLLKKLTKAQEDRDHIWGVIVCSAVNQDGRTITPITRPSQMQQEELLRSIYPKNVDPSQIQYMEAHGTGTPAGDPTEAASISNIIGKSRLSNSPPLIMGSVKGNIGHTESAAGAAGLIKVLLMMYHGKIVSSLHYSEENSSINAKALNLHIPTHVAKWEEGWMKERMAGINSFGFGGTNAHVVVRQFKQSSVQNSVQKPLEIFVLSAASQNSVRMMLQDASHQIKENDDIVLQNLAYTSACRRSHKNNKYRKAFVAYSLRHLQQQLKSATGTEVAQIKIGVKLIFVFCGNGILYQGMCKQLLQTEAVFRAQIEEIEQIFKQYSDVKLLDLIQNDCGDFTNPGIAQPVLFAIQVAIVSLLKFWGVQPDVVIGHSIGEVAAVCCAGLLSLRDAVKVVYHRSVLQLTVTGGRMLVISNLSVSIVSDRLDSYSGGLCIAAFNSPSSCTVSGDAKAIDRLYAELSSSFGNKNVLLHILDVPAAYHSHLMDPILRQVEENIGNLETKKTETKVVSTVTGQLVTRDDYVTGKYWARNIRNPVAFEQAIRTAVAGMKSAVFVEIGPRRALQRYIKEIVGNEALVLSAVQPEKDYATLLSVLSTLFELGFNPNWQNMYVERETAPTLYPCYKFDRTKLQINFEDFRQSHENVISTSHPFLCGLNRDGKEYNYTLTVAIMPYILEHKNNNIPILPGSIYVELGLASALANIKPRVPLSFCQTQITFLNPCIVHPNSTELKVQLSNEGTVTKFTVLASTATYAEGDVHFANECIVEENVISVQHILQRAKEKIKAEDIYESLSSLGFQYGSVYRYLGDVFIGDELKEAITCIKVPDEIVLQMHEYHIHPVILDYYMQMTAIIAMKISDCRAGFPTSIRSLTVCRPMQPEMMMYMRTCKSTTEFFEVSGGFTDTKGVLIAELKNVRITFLSHHNSTELNNLFYQNDWEQIVDLPKGRASAPKSLVFADNYGIAKSLQKYLHTQSSYIPYKEPKTMMDIELTQVLRQYNVSNLNNFDEVLFFWGMQNITDQSSEAVVEHVSSCCEIYRQILQLLQREKSTKSIRTITYRTSEKTVDQITPGFALWGMIRSCAAELHEVTFHLIDISSVLDADIAALANAVTLPANYSEVMIKLGKMYTSHIRRVPIKTSDNVQNMVPYSSFGNVVFQTMDPYKVVNFHAKPQQSKMNKPTKQTVCVEIDNICIHSSDYFPVSVSEMNIGRTMYWNKSVTEGHNLLALDFSGTITAVSNDVKTCKVGDHVVACYPVAAFSTVILSASVCYKSSKIPVLKQTPCVSYFTLAWEILHNTLPRNKHHKLVIISSEPESCLSQVLSVAASAFGWRVQIEYNDISHTSTHSDALLFLPPIKTSLVAKYVNSSSAQHVVVLFDNNHVLGSSQSIPGCERDNVYIHTLKVANIFQKGYLVKSAHDVYKWMRSMHLKIKHLDLPKINFQQIVLNVNKYREESYFTCKAVSVVDLKNVHVSNSLMPEIPVYLSQNQLFRNDAAYIITGGLSGLGFLTVNFIAKHGGGYVIILSRRTPSNEMQEEFRNIQNKFGTNVVSIACDVSVLSNVEKAINAFRHSFPKVAIKGVFHSAVVLHDGLLQILNKSLFEKVLNPKVAGVLNLHHTTRSLQLDYFVCYSSIASFSGSSAQSSYSAANSFLDFFIHYRRNQGLVGQTLNWGALNLGLLHNKFRTQKFLESKGIMMMEPSEVSECLKQCLVLNNPQQAICKFNFLILYRFDENPSFKARFFSIVKDEISNLEVNQEQIVSSNSAMTPEQYVISLLSEVSNADPADFTKESNLSSFGLDSMLSMTVQNRIYEEKHINLPLVTLLDPKTTIHTVVSLLEEKSTVQPQIGNITVRHFESKSLNDTDDEYTQM is encoded by the exons GACTCATGAATCGTGACTATGAAAGGATTGTAAATAGTGTCGCCAACAAAATCACCCATTATAATGGAACAGGGACATCAATGAGTATAGCTGCAAATCGAATTTCTTTCACTTTCGACCTAACGGGACCATCATTAGCTATTGATACAGCATGCTCTTCATCTCTTGTTGCTCTACACTATGCTTCTCAAGCCATTAAGCAAG GTGATTGTGAGATGGCTATTTGTGGGGGAGTAAGCTGTATCATTGAGCCAAGAGTCAATGTAGCACTAAGCAAAGCAAAAATGATATCACCAGATGGAATCAGCAAACCATTCTCTAGTAATGCCAATGGATATGGAagaggagaaggatgtggaattcTTCTGCTGAAGAAACTTACGAAG GCACAGGAGGATCGTGATCATATTTGGGGAGTAATAGTTTGTAGTGCAGTCAATCAGGATGGTAGGACAATCACACCAATCACCAGACCCTCACAAATGCAGCAAGAAGAACTATTGAGAAGTATTTACCCAAAAAATGTTGACCCATCACAGATTCAGTACATGGAGGCTCATGGAACTGGAACACCAGCTGGTGACCCTACAGAAGCAGCCAGTATATCAAATATTATTGGAAAATCCAGactttcaaattcccctccactCATCATGGGTTCTGTCAAAGGAAACATCGGTCACACAGAGTCTGCTGCAGGAGCAGCAGGTTTAATTAAAGTGCTCCTCATGATGTATCATGGAAAAATTGTATCATCACTGCACTATTCTGAGGAGAATTCAAGCATCAATGCAAAAGCTTTAAATCTACATATTCCAACTCATGTGGCAAAATGGGAAGAAGGTTGGATGAAAGAGAGGATGGCAGGGATCAACTCATTTGGATTTGGGGGAACAAATGCTCATGTAGTGGTAAGGCAGTTCAAACAGAGTTCTGTTCAAAACAGTGTACAAAAACCGTTAGAAATATTTGTGCTTTCTGCTGCCTCCCAGAATTCAGTTAGAATGATGTTGCAAGATGCAAGTCACCAAATAAAGGAAAATGATGacattgtgctccagaacctggcATATACATCTGCTTGCAGAAGAAGCCATAAAAATAACAAATACAGAAAGGCATTTGTGGCATATTCTCTCAGGCATCTACAACAGCAACTTAAATCAGCCACAGGTACGGAAGTAGCTCAGATAAAGATAGGGGTGAAGCTAATATTTGTATTTTGTGGCAATGGTATTTTATATCAAGGTATGTGCAAACAGCTACTACAAACAGAAGCAGTGTTCAGGGCACAAATTGAGGAGATAGAACAAATATTCAAACAATATTCAGACGTCAAATTGCTAGATTTAATTCAAAATGACTGTGGTGACTTCACAAACCCTGGCATAGCACAACCAGTGCTATTTGCCATTCAGGTGGCAATTGTCTCTCTTTTGAAGTTTTGGGGAGTGCAGCCTGATGTTGTCATTGGCCATTCAATTGGGGAAGTTGCTGCAGTATGTTGTGCAGGGTTGCTTTCATTACGAGATGCTGTAAAAGTGGTTTACCACCGAAGTGTATTACAGTTAACAGTGACAGGAGGTAGGATGTTGGTAATTAGCAACCTATCTGTGTCAATAGTGTCAGACAGACTTGATTCCTATTCAGGGGGTCTGTGCATTGCTGCATTCAATAGTCCTTCATCATGTACAGTATCAGGTGATGCCAAAGCAATCGACAGGTTGTACGCTGAATTATCCAGTTCATTTGGTAACAAAAATGTATTGCTTCATATTTTAGATGTTCCTGCAGCATATCATAGTCACTTGATGGATCCAATTTTAAGGCAGGTGGAAGAGAACATAGGCaacttagaaacaaaaaaaacagagacAAAAGTAGTTTCCACAGTTACTGGTCAGTTGGTTACACGGGATGACTATGTCACAGGCAAATATTGGGCCAGAAATATTCGCAATCCTGTTGCTTTTGAACAAGCCATAAGAACTGCTGTTGCAGGCATGAAGAGTGCTGTGTTTGTAGAAATAGGTCCAAGAAGGGCTTTACAAAGATATATCAAAGAAATTGTAGGGAATGAGGCTTTGGTTTTGTCTGCCGTACAGCCAGAGAAAGATTATGCAACACTGCTTTCTGTTTTATCAACACTCTTTGAACTAGGATTCAATCCTAACTGGCAAAATATGTATGTAGAACGTGAGACTGCTCCAACATTGTATCCTTGCTATAAATTTGATCGTACTAAACTTCAGATCAATTTTGAAGACTTTAGACAAAGTCATGAAAATGTAATATCTACCTCTCATCCTTTCCTCTGTGGCTTAAATAGAGATGGCAAAGAATACAACTACACCCTAACAGTAGCCATAATGCCATATATATTGGAGCACAAAAACAACAATATTCCTATATTACCTGGTTCAATTTATGTGGAACTTGGTTTAGCATCTGCTCTAGCAAATATTAAGCCAAGGGTACCTCTCAGTTTTTGCCAAACCCAAATCACTTTTTTAAATCCCTGTATTGTGCACCCAAACTCAACTGAGCTCAAAGTGCAGCTCAGCAATGAAGGCACAGTGACCAAGTTTACTGTTTTGGCATCTACTGCCACTTATGCAGAGGGAGATGTTCATTTTGCAAATGAATGCATAGTTGAAGAAAATGTTATTTCTGTTCAACATATTTTGCAAAGAGCCAAAGAAAAGATCAAGGCAGAAGACATCTACGAAAGCCTCTCCTCTTTGGGTTTCCAGTATGGCTCAGTTTACAGATACCTTGGGGATGTGTTCATTGGGGATGAATTAAAGGAAGCTATTACATGTATTAAAGTCCCTGATGAGATTGTGTTGCAGATGCATGAATATCACATTCATCCAGTCATTTTAGATTATTATATGCAAATGACAGCTATTATAGCAATGAAAATATCAGACTGTAGAGCAGGATTCCCAACATCCATAAGGAGTTTGACAGTATGTCGACCAATGCAGCCGGAAATGATGATGTATATGAGAACATGTAAAAGTAccacagaattctttgaggtctCTGGGGGATTTACAGATACAAAGGGAGTCCTCATTGCAGAACTAAAAAATGTCAGAATTACATTTCTGAGCCATCACAATTCCACAGAATTGAACAATCTTTTCTACCAGAATGACTGGGAGCAAATTGTTGACCTCCCCAAAGGTAGAGCTTCAGCCCCCAAATCATTGGTATTTGCAGATAACTATGGAATTGCTAAAAGCCTTCAGAAGTATTTACACACTCAGTCCTCATATATTCCTTATAAGGAACCAAAGACAATGATGGATATAGAACTTACACAGGTTCTAAGACAGTACAATGTGAGTAATTTAAACAACTTTGATGAAGTATTATTTTTTTGGGGAATGCAAAATATAACTGATCAGAGCAGTGAAGCAGTGGTGGAGCATGTCAGTAGCTGCTGTGAGATTTATCGTCAAATTCTTCAACTACTTCAGAGAGAAAAATCCACAAAGTCCATCAGAACCATCACATACAGGACATCAGAAAAAACAGTGGATCAAATCACTCCAGGCTTTGCCTTGTGGGGTATGATCAGATCATGTGCTGCAGAACTTCATGAGGTAACTTTTCACCTGATTGATATCAGCTCTGTTCTTGATGCAGATATAGCAGCATTAGCAAATGCTGTTACCCTGCCTGCTAATTACTCTGAAGTAATGATTAAACTAGGAAAGATGTATACATCTCACATCAGACGAGTCCCCATTAAAACTTCTGACAATGTACAGAACATGGTTCCTTACTCTAGTTTTGGAAATGTTGTTTTCCAGACGATGGATCCATATAAAGTTGTAAATTTTCATGCAAAGCCACAACAAAGCAAAATGAATAAGCCTACAAAACAAACTGTATGTGTTGAAATTGATAACATTTGCATCCATTCATCAGACTATTTTCCAGTCAGTGTCTCAGAAATGAACATTGGACGGACAATGTACTGGAACAAATCTGTAACAGAAGGACATAATCTACTTGCTCTTGACTTCAGTGGTACAATCACTGCAGTCAGCAATGATGTAAAGACCTGCAAAGTAGGTGATCATGTTGTTGCATGTTATCCAGTTGCTGCATTTTCAACAGTCATCCTTTCTGCTTCTGTTTGTTACAAAAGCAGTAAAATTCCAGTACTGAAACAGACACCATGTGTTTCATACTTTACACTTGCATGGGAAATACTCCATAACACTTTACCTCGAAATAAGCATCACAAATTGGTAATAATTTCCAGTGAACCTGAATCGTGTTTGAGTCAAGTGTTGTCTGTAGCAGCCAGTGCATTTGGTTGGAGAGTTCAAATTGAATACAATGACATTTCACATACTTCAACTCATTCTGATGCACTGCTTTTTCTGCCTCCTATTAAGACATCCTTAGTTGCAAAGTATGTCAACAGCTCTTCTGCTCAGCATGTTGTAGTCCTCTTTGACAACAATCATGTGCTTGGCTCTTCTCAGAGCATTCCTGGTTGTGAAAGAGACAATGTTTATATTCACACTTTGAAGGTAGCTAACATATTTCAGAAAGGATATCTTGTAAAATCTGCACATGATGTTTACAAGTGGATGAGATCAAtgcatttaaaaattaaacatcttGATTTACCAAAAATTAATTTTCAACAAATTGTCTTGAATGTGAATAAATACAGGGAAGAGTCATACTTCACCTGCAAAGCTGTTTCAGTTGTAGATCTGAAGAATGTGCATGTATCAAATAGCCTGATGCCAGAGATACCAGTGTATCTTAGTCAAAATCAACTTTTTAGAAATGATGCAGCCTATATAATCACAGGGGGACTTTCAGGGCTTGGCTTTCTGACAGTAAATTTCATTGCAAAACACGGTGGTGGATATGTCATTATTCTGTCAAGACGGACTCCATCTAATGAGATGCAGGAAGAATTTAGAAATATCCAGAATAAGTTTGGGACTAATGTAGTTAGCATAGCCTGTGATGTTTCAGTGCTTTCAAATGTTGAAAAAGCAATCAATGCCTTTCGTCACTCCTTTCCAAAGGTTGCAATTAAAGGGGTTTTTCACAGTGCTGTGGTATTGCACGATGGCCTTCTTCAAATTCTGAATAAATCATTGTTTGAAAAAGTTCTGAATCCCAAAGTTGCAGGAGTCCTGAATCTTCACCACACAACACGATCCCTCCAGCTGGATTACTTTGTATGTTACTCATCAATTGCATCATTTAGCGGAAGTTCTGCCCAGTCAAGCTATTCTGCAGCAAACTCATTTCTTGACTTCTTTATCCACTATAGAAGAAACCAAGGACTTGTGGGGCAAACTTTAAACTGGGGTGCACTAAACCTTGGACTGTTACACAATAAGTTTAGAACCCAAAAATTTCTGGAGTCAAAAGGGATAATGATGATGGAACCTTCAGAAGTTTCTGAATGCCTTAAGCAATGCTTGGTGCTAAATAATCCACAACAAGCTATATGCAAATTTAATTTCTTGATTTTATATAGATTTGATGAAAATCCATCCTTCAAAGCACGATTCTTTTCAATTGTAAAGGATGAAATTAGTAATTTAGAAGTCAATCAAGAGCAAATTGTATCTAGTAATTCAGCAATGACACCTGAACAGTATGTTATTTCATTGTTGTCTGAAGTCAGCAATGCTGATCCTGCAGATTTTACAAAAGAATCAAATCTCTCCAGCTTTGGCCTTGATTCCATGCTGAGTATGACAGTGCAGAATCGCATTTATGAGGAAAAACACATCAACTTGCCACTGGTAACATTGCTTGATCCAAAAACTACGATACATACTGTGGTGTCATTACTTGAAGAGAAAAGTACTGTTCAGCCACAGATTGGTAACATAACTGTGCGACACTTCGAGAGCAAATCTCTGAATGATACAGATGATGAATACacccaaatgtaa